In one window of Arthrobacter pascens DNA:
- a CDS encoding FHA domain-containing protein, with protein MVGHKHHPADGDYGKGTARASETTSINLTPVADEPTIAPRLSRDEYASVEALPAGSALLVAHSGPNAGARFLLDSDVTTAGRHPDADIFLDDVTVSRRHVEFRRTARSFEVVDTGSLNGTYVNHDRVDSVELKSGSEVQIGKFRLTFYLSPARAAGRA; from the coding sequence CCTGCCGATGGTGATTACGGTAAGGGTACGGCCAGGGCCTCCGAGACTACTTCCATCAATCTCACGCCCGTCGCCGACGAGCCCACGATTGCCCCCAGGCTTTCAAGGGACGAGTACGCGTCCGTTGAGGCCCTTCCGGCCGGATCTGCGCTCCTGGTCGCCCATAGCGGCCCGAACGCGGGTGCACGGTTCCTTCTGGACTCGGACGTCACCACGGCCGGACGCCACCCCGACGCCGACATCTTCCTCGACGACGTGACAGTTTCCCGCCGTCACGTTGAATTCCGCCGCACCGCACGGAGCTTCGAAGTGGTGGACACCGGCAGCCTCAACGGCACCTATGTCAACCACGACCGCGTGGACAGCGTGGAATTGAAATCCGGAAGCGAAGTCCAGATCGGCAAATTCCGTCTCACCTTCTACCTGAGCCCTGCCCGCGCAGCAGGCCGCGCCTGA